The following are from one region of the Halomonas qaidamensis genome:
- the ftsE gene encoding cell division ATP-binding protein FtsE, which yields MIAFEHVGKRYGGRFEALAHLNFRVARGEMVFLTGHSGAGKSSLLRLIMRLEKPSRGRVVVAGHDIAELHASQVPFYRRQIGVVFQDHQLLFDRSVFRNVSLPLEIQGVEPREAARRVRAALDKVGLLHREKALPVELSGGEQQRVGIARAVVNKPALLLADEPTGNLDPQLSADIMALFEDFNRIGTTVMIASHDLALIARLRHRILRLRDGRLVADEGAV from the coding sequence ATGATCGCTTTTGAACATGTGGGTAAGCGCTATGGAGGGCGCTTTGAGGCGCTGGCACACCTAAACTTTCGCGTTGCAAGAGGCGAAATGGTGTTCCTGACGGGGCATTCTGGTGCTGGTAAAAGCTCGCTGTTGCGACTAATTATGCGTCTCGAAAAGCCTAGCCGTGGTCGTGTAGTGGTGGCTGGGCATGATATTGCCGAGCTTCATGCCAGCCAAGTGCCGTTTTATCGTCGGCAGATTGGTGTAGTGTTTCAAGATCATCAACTGCTGTTTGATCGCAGCGTGTTTCGCAATGTATCTCTGCCGCTGGAAATCCAAGGAGTAGAGCCACGTGAAGCAGCGCGGCGCGTTCGTGCAGCCTTGGATAAAGTCGGGCTTTTACACCGTGAAAAAGCGTTACCGGTAGAGCTTTCCGGCGGTGAGCAGCAGCGAGTGGGAATTGCGCGCGCAGTGGTTAATAAGCCAGCTCTGCTTCTTGCTGATGAACCTACCGGTAACCTTGACCCACAGCTTTCTGCCGACATTATGGCGCTGTTTGAAGACTTCAATCGTATTGGAACTACTGTGATGATTGCCAGTCACGACCTAGCGTTAATCGCACGGCTGCGCCACCGTATTTTACGCCTGCGCGATGGGCGTTTGGTGGCAGATGAGGGCGCCGTATGA
- the ftsY gene encoding signal recognition particle-docking protein FtsY, which produces MFGFFKRKKKHDSPQEQQDQQALSQEAHGDAEPTKESKLEHKTEQGTPTEEAVASATSAAELATTVEEEAEKASAREQVQEPEPAVEAVSEPEPEPEPEPEPEPEPEPEPAAMPAPKPALEEKPVAEKGEKKGWFARIKSGLGKTRANLTDGIADLFLGKKQIDDELLEDLETQLLMADVGIEATSEIIERLEARVSRKELNNPEALYRGLQEELATMLAPVATPLNFEKQSDGPFVILVVGVNGVGKTTTIGKLTQRFQREGKSVMLAAGDTFRAAAVEQLKVWGERNNAPVIAQHTGADSASVIYDAVAAAKARGVDVLIADTAGRLHNKSHLMEELKKVHRVMQKLDSTAPHEVMLVLDAGTGQNAISQASTFNDAVPISGITLTKLDGTAKGGIIFALAKQLKTPIRFIGVGEGLDDLRPFEADDFVNALFDRQGDDGRA; this is translated from the coding sequence ATGTTCGGTTTTTTCAAACGTAAGAAAAAGCACGACTCCCCGCAGGAGCAGCAAGATCAGCAAGCGCTTTCACAAGAGGCGCATGGTGACGCAGAGCCTACTAAAGAGTCTAAGCTAGAGCATAAAACAGAGCAGGGCACGCCAACGGAGGAAGCCGTTGCTTCAGCAACATCAGCCGCTGAGCTCGCGACGACTGTCGAAGAAGAGGCTGAAAAAGCATCTGCTAGAGAGCAGGTGCAAGAGCCTGAGCCTGCAGTAGAGGCTGTTTCAGAGCCAGAGCCAGAACCAGAACCAGAACCAGAACCAGAACCAGAACCAGAACCAGAACCCGCCGCAATGCCTGCACCTAAACCGGCTCTTGAAGAGAAGCCAGTGGCAGAAAAAGGGGAAAAGAAAGGCTGGTTCGCTCGTATTAAATCAGGGCTAGGCAAAACCCGCGCCAATCTAACGGATGGCATTGCAGATCTGTTTTTAGGCAAAAAGCAGATTGATGATGAGCTGTTGGAAGATCTTGAGACCCAACTGCTTATGGCGGATGTCGGCATTGAAGCCACTAGCGAGATTATTGAGCGCCTTGAGGCGCGCGTTTCGCGTAAAGAACTGAATAATCCTGAAGCGCTATATCGTGGTTTGCAGGAGGAGCTGGCAACAATGCTAGCGCCGGTAGCGACACCGCTAAATTTTGAAAAACAGAGCGATGGGCCTTTTGTCATCCTCGTGGTAGGTGTTAACGGCGTAGGTAAAACGACGACAATCGGCAAGCTGACCCAACGTTTTCAACGTGAAGGTAAAAGCGTCATGCTCGCTGCCGGTGACACTTTCCGGGCAGCGGCGGTTGAACAGCTTAAGGTGTGGGGTGAGCGTAACAACGCGCCGGTAATTGCGCAGCATACTGGTGCTGATAGCGCGTCAGTGATCTACGATGCGGTTGCAGCTGCCAAAGCACGTGGCGTGGATGTGCTGATTGCCGATACAGCAGGGCGGCTGCACAACAAGAGCCATCTGATGGAAGAACTAAAAAAAGTGCATCGGGTCATGCAGAAACTGGATAGCACCGCTCCCCATGAGGTGATGTTAGTGCTGGATGCGGGCACTGGGCAAAATGCCATTTCTCAGGCCAGTACATTTAACGACGCCGTGCCGATCAGTGGTATTACTCTGACCAAGCTGGACGGTACCGCTAAAGGTGGGATTATTTTTGCATTGGCGAAGCAGCTAAAAACACCGATTCGCTTTATTGGCGTGGGCGAAGGGCTTGATGATCTTCGCCCCTTTGAGGCAGATGACTTTGTTAACGCGCTGTTTGACCGGCAAGGGGATGATGGCCGCGCATGA